CATCCAGGCGTTCCAGCCCGTCCTCATCGAGGGCAAGGCCATCCGCATCCACCCGCTCGTCACGACGGCGTTCAACGCTGACTTCGACGGCGACCAGATGGCCGTCCACGTCCCGCTCTCCCAGGACGCGATCCTCGAGGCGCAGCTCCTCATGCTGTCCTCGCACAACATCATGAGCCCCTCCAACGGCGACCCGATCGCGGTGCCGTCGCAGGACATGGTGCTCGGGATGTACTACCTCACGAAGTCCCGCGCGGGCCAGAAGGGCGAAGGCATGCGCTTCAGCTCGATCGGCGAAGTGCGGCAGGCGTACGACCAGAACCAGGTCGACCTCCACGCCCGCATCAACCTCCGGCTCGGCCGCGCGATGTGGGACGGCTCGGCGCAGCCCGGCGAGATGATCGAGACGACCGTCGGCAAGGCGATCTTCAACGAGATCGTCCCCGCCGAAGCCGGCTACATCAACGACGTGCTGACGAAGAAGAACCTCCGGGGCATCATCTCGCAGGTCTTCAAGGCCACGGGCTTCGCCAAGACCGCCGCCTTCCTCGACAACGTCAAGGACCTCGGCTTCACGCAGGCCATGCTCGGCGGGCTCAGCTTCTCGCTCGCCGACATCGTCGTGCCCGACGCCAAGCGGACGCTCATCGAGAAGGCCGAGGGCGAGGTCGGCACCGTGCGCGGCCAGTACGAGATGGGCTTCATCACGGACAACGAGCGCTACAACCAGGTGATCGACATCTGGACGCGCACGAACAACAAGATCTCCGACGTCCTCTTCAATACGCTGAAGGAGGACAAGGAAGGCTTCAACGCCATCTACATGATGGCCGACTCCGGCGCTCGTGGCTCGAAAGAGCAGATCCGGCAGCTCGGCGGCATGCGTGGCCTCATGGCGAAGCCGCAGAAGTCGATGTCCGGCTCCGCAGGCGAGATCATCGAGAACCCGATCCTCTCCAACTTCAAGGAGGGGCTCTCCGTCCTCGAGTACTTCATCTCGACGCACGGTGCCCGTAAGGGCCTCGCCGACACCGCGCTCAAGACGGCCGATGCCGGCTACCTCACGCGCCGGCTCGTGGACGTGTCGCAGGACATGACCGTGACCGAGCACGATTGCGGCACGATCCGTGGCATCAAGATCGCCGCGCTCAAGGACAACGAAGACGTCGTCGAGCCCCTCGCCGACCGCATCCTCGGCCGCGTCGCGATTGCCGACGTCCACGACCCGCTCACGGGCGACCTCATCGTGGAAGCGAACGACGTGATCACCGAGGCCGTCGCCGAAGCGATTGCCCAGACTTCCATCGAGGGCGTCGAGATCCGCTCGGTGCTCACGTGCGAAGCCACGCGCGGCGTGTGTGCCCTGTGCTACGGGCGTAACCTCGCGAACGGCCGCCTCGTCGAGCCCGGCGAAGCGATCGGCGTCATCGCCGCGCAGTCGATCGGCGAGCCCGGCACGCAGCTCACGCTCCGCACGTTCCACATCGGTGGTACGGCCAGCCGCATCTCGGCCGAGTCCACGATCCAGTCGAAGTTCGCCGGCAAGGTCTCGTTCGAGAACCTCCGCACGGTCAGCTACGACGGCGGCGACGGCGAGCAGGAGATCGTGCTCTCGCGCCAGGGCGAGATCCGCATCCTCGACCCCAACGACGACAACCGCCAGCTCATCTCGTACCCGATCCCGTACGGCGCCGAAGTCATGACCGCTAACGGGGTGACCATCGAAAAGGGCGAGGTGCTCGCGTCGTGGGACCCGTACAACTCCGTCATCCTCTCCGAGGTCGAGGGCTCGGTCACGTTCCAGGACGTGATCGAAGGCACCACGTTCCGCGAGGAGTCCGACGAGCAGACCGGGTTCAAGGAGAAGGTCATCACCGAAACCCGCGAGCGTAACCTCACGCCCGCCGTCATCATCAAGGCGAAGGGGGGCAAGAAGGAGTACACGATGCCCGTCCGCGCCCGCCTCCAGATCGACCAGGGCGACGACGTGCAGGCCGGGCAGGTGATCGCGAAGATCCCGCGCCAGAGCGCCAAGACGCGCGACATCACGGGCGGTCTGCCGCGCGTGATCGAGCTCTTCGAGGCGCGCCAGCCGACCGACCCCGCTGTGGTCTCCGAGATCGACGGCGTGGTCAGCTTCGGCGGCCGTAAGCGCGGCTCGCAGGAAGTTATCGTGACGAGCCGTGACGGGGCGACGGAGAAGGCCTACCTCGTCTCGCTCTCGAAGCACATGCTCGTCCACGAGAACGACTTCGTCCGCGCGGGCGAGGCCCTCTCCGACGGGCAGATCTCGCCGCAGGACATCCTCGCGATCCAGGGACCCACGGCCGTGCAGGAGTACCTCGTCAACGAGGTCCAGGAGGTCTACCGCCTCCAGGGCGTCGCGATCAACGACAAGCACATCGAGGCGATCGTGCGGCAGATGATGCAGAAGGTCCGCATCACCGACCCGGGCGATACCACGTTCCTCGAAGGCAACCTCGTGGACCGCTTCCAGCTCGAACAGGCGAACGACGAGCTCTACGACCAGTTCGTCGTGACGCTTCCGGGCGACACCCAGCTCGAAATCGGTGGGGTCATCACGCGCCGCCAACTCCGTGAGATCAACTCGGAG
This window of the Rhodothermales bacterium genome carries:
- the rpoC gene encoding DNA-directed RNA polymerase subunit beta', whose protein sequence is MAYGTTQVPPRKGGISSITVSLSSPEAILERSHGEVLKPETINYRSFKPEKDGLFCEKIFGPVKDWECHCGKYKGIRYKGIICDRCGVEVTQKKVRRERMGHITLSVPVVHIWYFKSVPNKIGHLLGMKSKDLEKVIYYEAYVVIQPGSAGGLGVEEGQLLTEDEYYDVLYQIREDNNRLPDEDPEKFVAMIGGEAVEELLKRQDLPRLSRELRFQAKTETSQARKADALKRLAVVENFREAHKKMENRPEWMVMKVIPVIPPELRPLVPLEGGRFATSDLNDLYRRVIIRNNRLKRLMDIKAPEVILRNEKRMLQEAVDSLFDNSRKANAVRSDSNRALKSLSDMLKGKQGRFRQNLLGKRVDYSGRSVIIVGPELGLHQCGLPKEMAVELFKPFIIRKLIERGIVKTVKSAKKVVDRRTADVFDILEKVIEGHPVMLNRAPTLHRLGIQAFQPVLIEGKAIRIHPLVTTAFNADFDGDQMAVHVPLSQDAILEAQLLMLSSHNIMSPSNGDPIAVPSQDMVLGMYYLTKSRAGQKGEGMRFSSIGEVRQAYDQNQVDLHARINLRLGRAMWDGSAQPGEMIETTVGKAIFNEIVPAEAGYINDVLTKKNLRGIISQVFKATGFAKTAAFLDNVKDLGFTQAMLGGLSFSLADIVVPDAKRTLIEKAEGEVGTVRGQYEMGFITDNERYNQVIDIWTRTNNKISDVLFNTLKEDKEGFNAIYMMADSGARGSKEQIRQLGGMRGLMAKPQKSMSGSAGEIIENPILSNFKEGLSVLEYFISTHGARKGLADTALKTADAGYLTRRLVDVSQDMTVTEHDCGTIRGIKIAALKDNEDVVEPLADRILGRVAIADVHDPLTGDLIVEANDVITEAVAEAIAQTSIEGVEIRSVLTCEATRGVCALCYGRNLANGRLVEPGEAIGVIAAQSIGEPGTQLTLRTFHIGGTASRISAESTIQSKFAGKVSFENLRTVSYDGGDGEQEIVLSRQGEIRILDPNDDNRQLISYPIPYGAEVMTANGVTIEKGEVLASWDPYNSVILSEVEGSVTFQDVIEGTTFREESDEQTGFKEKVITETRERNLTPAVIIKAKGGKKEYTMPVRARLQIDQGDDVQAGQVIAKIPRQSAKTRDITGGLPRVIELFEARQPTDPAVVSEIDGVVSFGGRKRGSQEVIVTSRDGATEKAYLVSLSKHMLVHENDFVRAGEALSDGQISPQDILAIQGPTAVQEYLVNEVQEVYRLQGVAINDKHIEAIVRQMMQKVRITDPGDTTFLEGNLVDRFQLEQANDELYDQFVVTLPGDTQLEIGGVITRRQLREINSEMKREDKEPVEVRPTEPAVAESVLLGITQAALATDSFISAASFQETTKVLTDAAIGAKSDPLYGLKENVIVGQLVPAGTGLRRYRDIVVGSKKELEALQAAVSGTSRTPAGDGSTAVEAGL